Proteins encoded together in one Halothermothrix orenii H 168 window:
- the trxA gene encoding thioredoxin, which produces MSRPVDVTDGNFSREVLKSDKPVVVDFWAEWCAPCRMLTPVIKKIAREYSDKVKVCKLNVDENQSTASRYGVMSIPTIILFENGKVKKQVTGYMPKNTLVKKLGIE; this is translated from the coding sequence ATGAGTAGACCAGTGGATGTAACTGATGGTAATTTTAGCAGGGAGGTTTTAAAGTCCGATAAACCTGTGGTGGTTGATTTCTGGGCTGAATGGTGTGCCCCCTGCCGGATGTTAACACCGGTTATAAAAAAGATTGCCAGGGAATACAGTGATAAAGTTAAGGTTTGCAAACTGAATGTTGATGAAAATCAGTCGACCGCAAGCCGTTATGGGGTTATGAGCATACCGACAATAATTCTCTTTGAAAATGGTAAGGTAAAAAAACAGGTTACCGGTTATATGCCAAAAAACACCCTTGTAAAAAAACTGGGTATAGAATAA
- the pdo gene encoding protein disulfide oxidoreductase gives MAKIGSEDKERIKELFSENLEGDVNIHFFTDGDACEYCEDTREILDEISSLDDRINLTVNNLGEEEAERLGINRAPAIVFVDDEGEDLGVHFYGIPSGYEFNTLIEDIIDISNNGPRDLGDDIKEQIKAIDKDVRLQVFITPTCPYCPRAVRVAHQMAMLNPKVRGEMIEAIEFRDLSEKYNVSGVPKTVINDGAAEQVGAVPAQVILNKIKEV, from the coding sequence ATGGCCAAAATCGGTAGTGAAGACAAAGAGAGAATTAAAGAGTTATTCAGTGAGAACCTTGAGGGAGATGTTAATATTCATTTCTTTACAGATGGTGATGCCTGTGAGTACTGTGAAGATACCAGGGAAATTTTGGATGAAATCTCATCACTGGATGACAGAATTAATCTGACAGTTAACAATCTTGGAGAAGAAGAAGCTGAGAGGCTGGGAATAAATAGGGCACCGGCTATTGTATTCGTGGATGATGAGGGGGAAGATTTAGGTGTTCATTTTTATGGTATCCCCTCCGGTTATGAGTTTAACACCTTAATAGAGGATATTATTGACATTTCAAATAATGGCCCCCGGGACCTTGGAGATGATATTAAAGAACAAATCAAAGCTATTGATAAAGATGTTCGTCTTCAGGTATTTATTACTCCGACCTGTCCCTATTGCCCCAGGGCTGTCAGGGTTGCTCACCAGATGGCTATGCTTAACCCCAAAGTCAGGGGTGAGATGATTGAAGCTATTGAATTCAGGGACTTATCAGAAAAATATAATGTATCCGGGGTTCCTAAAACAGTTATTAATGATGGTGCTGCAGAACAGGTTGGAGCTGTTCCGGCCCAGGTTATTTTAAATAAAATAAAAGAAGTTTAA